The following proteins are encoded in a genomic region of Arcobacter suis CECT 7833:
- a CDS encoding divergent polysaccharide deacetylase family protein: MNKKKSRKRTNITPNKKLINIFLIIFLIAFLATVASYFTMKNKDSIKDIPTEVKVQELKKKVSLIPKMAELKEFKDQASQELFEEKFDIKEEHKFEEYTKELEQVIDEKMELEESINKENEIIQKKVEEIKEEKLKEKQKDKSTDNSKEPIKVKDKIDEKSIITNKDTFTYDKKTKPKIVILIDDVTTQAQKDKILSMGYKINMAFLPPTKTHPDSAKIAQSLSFHMIHFPMQASSAFKGEEINTLKITDSYETIEKRVKQLREWYPNAIYTNNHTGSVFTENDEAVDKLFRALKKYNFIFVDSRTSAKSVAKKYAKKYDMPYIVRNTFIDNDRDYKSIENQLKKAIEIAKRQGYAIAIGHPHNVTLEVLKDSKHLFKEVEPIFMNQLPYL; encoded by the coding sequence ATGAATAAAAAAAAATCACGAAAACGAACTAATATCACTCCTAATAAAAAATTAATAAATATTTTTTTAATAATATTTTTAATTGCATTTTTAGCAACAGTAGCAAGCTATTTTACAATGAAAAATAAAGATTCAATTAAAGATATTCCAACTGAAGTAAAAGTTCAAGAATTAAAAAAAAAAGTATCTCTTATTCCTAAAATGGCTGAATTAAAAGAGTTTAAAGATCAAGCAAGCCAAGAATTATTTGAAGAAAAGTTTGATATAAAAGAAGAACATAAGTTCGAAGAATATACAAAAGAACTTGAACAAGTAATTGACGAGAAAATGGAATTAGAAGAGTCAATAAATAAAGAAAATGAAATTATCCAAAAAAAAGTTGAAGAGATAAAAGAAGAAAAATTAAAAGAAAAACAAAAAGATAAATCTACTGATAACTCAAAAGAACCTATCAAAGTAAAAGACAAAATAGATGAAAAGAGTATAATTACAAATAAAGATACTTTTACTTATGATAAAAAAACTAAACCTAAAATTGTTATATTAATCGATGATGTAACTACCCAAGCTCAAAAAGATAAAATTTTAAGTATGGGTTATAAAATAAATATGGCTTTTTTACCACCAACAAAAACGCATCCTGATTCAGCAAAAATTGCACAAAGTTTATCTTTTCATATGATACATTTTCCTATGCAAGCTTCAAGTGCTTTTAAAGGCGAAGAGATTAATACACTTAAAATAACTGATTCTTATGAGACAATCGAAAAAAGAGTTAAACAATTAAGAGAATGGTATCCTAACGCTATTTATACAAATAATCACACAGGTTCAGTATTTACTGAAAATGATGAAGCTGTTGATAAATTATTTAGAGCATTAAAAAAATATAATTTTATATTTGTTGATAGTAGAACAAGTGCTAAATCTGTAGCTAAAAAATATGCAAAAAAATATGATATGCCATATATTGTAAGAAATACTTTTATTGATAATGATAGGGATTATAAATCAATAGAAAATCAATTAAAAAAAGCCATTGAAATAGCAAAAAGACAAGGTTATGCTATTGCAATTGGACATCCACATAATGTAACTCTTGAAGTTCTAAAAGACTCTAAACATCTATTTAAAGAAGTAGAGCCAATATTTATGAATCAACTTCCATATCTTTAA
- the rpsR gene encoding 30S ribosomal protein S18 produces the protein MAERRKYGKKYCKYTEMKVDFIDYKNTELLKLSMSERGKIMPRRLTGNSKNSQEMVEKAIKRARHMALVPYIVDTKNITDSAYARSFY, from the coding sequence ATGGCAGAAAGAAGAAAGTACGGAAAAAAATATTGTAAATATACTGAAATGAAAGTTGATTTCATCGATTATAAAAATACAGAATTATTAAAATTATCTATGAGTGAAAGAGGTAAAATTATGCCTAGAAGACTTACTGGTAACTCTAAAAATTCACAAGAAATGGTAGAAAAAGCAATCAAAAGAGCTAGACATATGGCATTAGTTCCTTACATTGTTGATACTAAAAATATCACTGATTCTGCATACGCAAGATCATTTTACTAA
- the rpsF gene encoding 30S ribosomal protein S6 — MSKIKHYETMFILKPTLTDEETVAQIDTIRGIIEKNGGVIVSADNVGQRELAYEIEKCKRGYYYVIYFQGNPAGIAEIERNYRINENLIRFIFIKYDSKKEVASWTKMSDEAAKKANK, encoded by the coding sequence ATGTCAAAAATCAAACATTATGAAACAATGTTTATCTTAAAACCTACATTAACTGATGAAGAAACTGTAGCGCAAATTGATACTATTAGAGGTATCATTGAAAAAAATGGCGGAGTAATCGTATCTGCTGACAATGTTGGTCAAAGAGAATTAGCTTATGAAATCGAAAAATGTAAAAGAGGTTACTATTATGTAATCTATTTCCAAGGTAACCCAGCTGGAATTGCAGAAATCGAAAGAAATTACAGAATTAACGAAAACTTAATTAGATTTATCTTCATTAAATATGATAGCAAAAAAGAAGTTGCATCATGGACTAAAATGAGTGATGAGGCAGCTAAAAAAGCTAATAAATAA
- the holA gene encoding DNA polymerase III subunit delta, which produces MYKNEFDNYLKQNKKFKAYMFYGQSIFLIEQYALVIAQSLGNDDEIEKLYFEDYDFKYIKDKLLQSSLFSSNNIVLIKIDKKLPKKEVDSLIEACNLNPDSTLIFACLGDTDFKTMESSFSLKTNSAAVRFFLPTDTEAIKFLEYEAKMLNMKVELSALNHLYFMHKNDLALCINDMKKLAIFDELITTHLVDAHCFGIGAVNFEDFLHDLLSGKDISSDLSLLLEEGMNEIFLLNQVTSFVQQLFMISSYARTIGQPNPKEILGFIPPKNIWEKKSKLAINKKPEVFQEILEYLLNMELDFKTSKIDNQSLYLQASLRKFTVLFR; this is translated from the coding sequence ATGTATAAAAACGAATTTGATAACTATTTAAAACAAAATAAAAAATTTAAAGCTTATATGTTCTATGGACAATCTATTTTTTTAATAGAACAATATGCTTTAGTAATTGCTCAATCTTTAGGAAATGATGATGAAATAGAAAAATTATATTTTGAAGATTATGATTTCAAATATATAAAAGATAAACTCTTACAGTCTTCTTTATTTTCAAGTAATAATATAGTTTTAATAAAAATAGATAAAAAACTTCCAAAAAAAGAAGTTGACTCTTTAATTGAAGCTTGTAATTTGAATCCTGATAGTACACTTATATTTGCTTGTTTAGGCGATACAGATTTTAAAACAATGGAAAGTAGTTTTTCTCTAAAAACAAATTCAGCAGCGGTGAGATTTTTTTTACCAACAGATACAGAAGCTATAAAATTTTTAGAGTATGAAGCAAAAATGTTAAATATGAAAGTGGAATTAAGTGCGTTAAATCATTTATATTTTATGCATAAAAATGATTTAGCTTTATGTATAAATGATATGAAAAAATTAGCAATTTTTGATGAACTAATAACTACACATTTAGTAGATGCTCACTGTTTTGGAATAGGAGCTGTAAATTTTGAAGATTTCTTACATGATTTATTAAGTGGAAAAGATATAAGTTCAGATTTAAGCTTATTGCTTGAAGAAGGAATGAATGAGATTTTTTTATTAAATCAAGTAACCTCTTTTGTTCAACAGCTTTTTATGATTAGTTCATATGCAAGAACTATTGGGCAACCAAATCCTAAAGAGATTTTAGGATTTATTCCACCAAAAAATATCTGGGAAAAGAAATCAAAACTTGCAATTAATAAAAAACCTGAAGTTTTTCAAGAGATTTTAGAATACTTATTAAATATGGAATTAGATTTTAAAACTTCAAAAATTGATAATCAAAGTTTGTATCTCCAAGCAAGTCTAAGAAAGTTTACAGTTTTATTTAGATAA
- a CDS encoding single-stranded DNA-binding protein translates to MYNKVIMVGNLTRDIELRYLPSGSAIAKSAVATSYKYKSSTGEQKDEVCFLDFNIFGRSAEVANQYLKKGSKVLLEGRLVFEQWTAQDGSTRSRHSLRVDTMKMLDAKGDSMNVGDNQGYNPQGSYNQPTGQYDEPSSPASYGGMNQAKPRVEQRIPEIDIDEDEIPF, encoded by the coding sequence ATGTATAACAAAGTAATAATGGTAGGAAATTTAACAAGAGATATTGAATTAAGATATTTACCATCAGGTTCTGCAATTGCAAAATCTGCTGTTGCAACATCTTATAAATACAAATCTTCAACTGGTGAACAAAAAGATGAAGTTTGTTTTTTAGATTTTAATATTTTTGGAAGATCTGCTGAAGTTGCTAATCAATACTTGAAAAAAGGTTCTAAAGTTTTATTAGAGGGAAGACTTGTATTTGAACAATGGACAGCCCAAGATGGATCTACAAGAAGTAGACACTCTTTACGAGTTGATACTATGAAAATGTTAGATGCTAAGGGTGATTCAATGAATGTTGGGGATAACCAAGGTTATAATCCGCAAGGATCTTATAATCAACCAACAGGTCAATATGATGAACCATCTTCTCCAGCAAGCTATGGTGGTATGAATCAAGCAAAACCAAGAGTTGAGCAAAGAATACCTGAAATTGATATAGACGAAGACGAAATACCGTTTTAG
- a CDS encoding RNB domain-containing ribonuclease has product MLKELFIKIQTDCKTYSGNELNEIEKFLKEEIIIKKEDETYELNSKYKVALVKVGKNLVVLEDLISEHKNIKIEFDDLNGAYDGDLVLAKRVFNPRSRTKAKIERILDGKKNDVLVYIKDKAFYTVKENIKLENKNALKYQDGHVLLVENKSLELIKNLGNIENPKIDELISLYLYNETFRLEKHLEVNALMDDTKQRVDLRDLYFCTIDPNSAKDHDDAIYFDTKENILYVAIADVSYFVKEGSELDLLAFKKSTSVYLPTKVLPMLPPILSEEMCSLKEGVDRYSYVFKLHLDLENLSVKKAKLFEAIINSHKNFSYGRIDRVIEGHLDQYSKTEKAIFDYLIPLYEISKKFRKRRLIKGYDFRTTENRLKLKNDNLESIEVETSTASHQLVEECMLLANIEASKKVNTVGIYRIHEEPPFKAISKLVDDVNILGVNVKLQSDVHDTIVHIQEKAKISMMGAEIDELIIQAQTQAKYSSKNLGHFGLGFSSYSHFTSPIRRYSDLVLHRILKTKQTPKNIEDICEHISLNERKIDQLVWDFEDRKYARWASLHLDEEIKVKIVDTEKARAVCYEKMFGMKVIIENYKGQKLFTKLRVKIKSADVITKVIVATIKY; this is encoded by the coding sequence TTGTTAAAAGAACTATTTATAAAAATTCAAACTGATTGTAAAACTTATTCTGGGAATGAATTGAATGAAATAGAGAAGTTTTTAAAAGAAGAAATCATAATAAAAAAAGAAGATGAAACTTATGAATTAAACTCTAAATACAAAGTTGCTCTTGTAAAAGTAGGCAAAAATTTAGTAGTTTTAGAAGATTTAATAAGTGAACATAAAAACATAAAAATAGAATTCGATGATTTAAATGGTGCTTATGATGGAGATTTAGTTCTTGCAAAAAGAGTTTTTAATCCAAGAAGTAGAACTAAAGCAAAAATTGAAAGAATCCTTGATGGTAAAAAAAATGATGTTTTAGTTTATATAAAAGATAAAGCATTTTATACTGTAAAAGAAAATATAAAATTAGAAAATAAAAATGCTTTAAAATACCAAGATGGTCATGTTTTACTTGTTGAAAACAAATCATTAGAATTAATAAAAAATCTAGGAAATATAGAAAATCCAAAAATAGATGAACTTATTTCTTTATACCTTTATAATGAAACTTTTAGATTAGAAAAACATCTTGAAGTAAATGCTCTTATGGATGATACAAAACAAAGAGTTGATTTAAGAGATTTATATTTTTGTACAATTGACCCAAACAGTGCAAAAGACCATGATGATGCAATCTATTTTGATACAAAAGAAAATATTTTATATGTTGCAATTGCTGATGTTTCTTATTTTGTAAAAGAGGGCAGTGAACTTGATTTATTAGCATTTAAAAAATCAACTTCTGTTTATCTTCCAACAAAAGTTTTACCAATGTTACCACCAATTTTAAGTGAAGAGATGTGTTCACTAAAAGAGGGTGTTGATAGATACTCATATGTATTTAAACTACATTTAGATTTAGAAAATCTAAGTGTAAAAAAAGCTAAATTATTTGAAGCGATTATAAATTCCCACAAAAACTTTTCTTATGGAAGAATTGATAGAGTAATTGAGGGACATTTAGATCAATACTCAAAAACTGAAAAAGCAATATTTGATTATTTAATTCCTTTATATGAGATTTCAAAGAAATTTAGAAAAAGAAGATTAATCAAAGGTTATGATTTTAGAACAACTGAAAATAGATTAAAATTAAAAAATGATAATTTAGAATCAATAGAAGTTGAAACTTCAACAGCTTCACACCAACTTGTAGAAGAGTGTATGCTTTTAGCAAATATAGAAGCAAGTAAAAAAGTAAATACAGTTGGAATTTATAGAATTCACGAAGAACCTCCTTTTAAAGCTATTTCAAAACTTGTAGATGATGTTAATATTTTAGGAGTTAATGTAAAACTTCAAAGTGATGTTCACGATACAATTGTGCATATTCAAGAAAAAGCGAAAATTTCTATGATGGGAGCTGAAATTGATGAATTAATTATTCAAGCCCAAACTCAAGCAAAATACTCTTCAAAAAATTTGGGACATTTTGGTTTAGGTTTTAGTTCCTATTCACACTTTACAAGTCCAATTAGAAGATATTCAGATTTAGTTTTACACCGAATTTTAAAAACAAAACAAACACCTAAAAATATAGAAGATATTTGTGAGCACATCTCTTTAAATGAAAGAAAAATAGACCAACTTGTTTGGGATTTTGAAGATAGAAAGTATGCAAGATGGGCAAGTTTACACTTAGATGAAGAAATAAAAGTAAAAATTGTTGATACAGAAAAAGCAAGAGCCGTTTGTTATGAAAAAATGTTTGGAATGAAAGTAATTATTGAAAACTATAAAGGACAAAAACTTTTTACCAAACTAAGAGTAAAAATAAAATCAGCAGATGTTATAACAAAAGTAATTGTAGCAACTATAAAATATTAA
- the ilvC gene encoding ketol-acid reductoisomerase: MGLNVFYDKDCNIDLIKSKKVAMIGFGSQGHAHAENLRDSGVEVIVGLRKDGSSWAKAEAKGFAVKTVAEATKECDVIMILLPDENQGDIYANEIAPNLKAGATIAFGHGFNIHYGRITPKKDINVMMVAPKAPGHTVRSEFVKGGGIPDLIAIHQDASGKTKELALSYASAIGGGRTAIIETTFKDETETDLFGEQAVLCGGAVSLVQAGFETLTEAGYAPEMAYFECLHELKLIVDLMFEGGIADMRYSISNTAEYGDYVSGKRVINAESKAAMKEILKEIQDGRFAKDFILEGQAGYPRMNAERANARASLIEQTGNQLREMMPWISSNKIVNKDKN, translated from the coding sequence ATGGGTTTAAATGTATTCTATGATAAAGATTGTAATATCGATTTAATTAAATCAAAAAAAGTTGCAATGATTGGTTTTGGTTCACAAGGTCACGCACACGCTGAAAACTTAAGAGATTCAGGTGTTGAAGTTATCGTTGGATTAAGAAAAGATGGATCTTCATGGGCAAAAGCTGAAGCAAAAGGTTTTGCTGTTAAAACTGTTGCAGAAGCAACAAAAGAATGTGATGTTATCATGATTTTATTACCTGATGAAAATCAAGGTGATATTTATGCAAACGAAATTGCTCCTAACTTAAAAGCTGGTGCAACTATTGCATTCGGACATGGATTTAACATTCATTATGGAAGAATTACTCCTAAAAAAGACATCAATGTAATGATGGTTGCACCTAAAGCTCCAGGTCACACAGTAAGATCAGAGTTTGTTAAAGGTGGAGGAATTCCAGATTTAATCGCAATTCACCAAGATGCATCTGGTAAAACAAAAGAATTAGCATTATCTTACGCATCAGCTATTGGTGGTGGAAGAACTGCAATTATTGAAACAACTTTCAAAGATGAAACAGAAACTGACCTTTTCGGAGAGCAAGCTGTATTATGTGGTGGAGCTGTATCTTTAGTTCAAGCTGGATTTGAAACATTAACAGAAGCTGGATATGCTCCTGAAATGGCTTACTTTGAATGTTTACACGAATTAAAATTAATCGTTGACTTAATGTTTGAAGGTGGAATCGCTGATATGAGATATTCTATTTCTAATACTGCTGAGTATGGAGATTATGTATCTGGTAAAAGAGTTATCAATGCTGAATCAAAAGCAGCTATGAAAGAAATCTTAAAAGAGATTCAAGATGGTAGATTTGCAAAAGATTTCATCTTAGAAGGTCAAGCTGGATACCCAAGAATGAACGCTGAAAGAGCAAATGCTAGAGCTTCATTAATTGAGCAAACAGGAAATCAATTAAGAGAAATGATGCCTTGGATTTCTTCTAACAAAATCGTTAATAAAGACAAAAACTAA
- the cysS gene encoding cysteine--tRNA ligase, whose translation MLLHIYDSVKKEKVEFNSIIPNVAKIYVCGPTVYDDSHLGHARSAIAFDLLHRVLKANDYEVIMTKNFTDIDDKIIKKMHESNKPLEEITTTYINTYKADMKALNILPNTIEPKATENLESMKDMISNLISKDIAYKTGDSVYFDTSKDTLYGSLSHKASDENSIARVETNIEKRNPSDFALWKFAKTNDVSFEASFGLGRPGWHIECSAMIEKHLAYKDSEFQIDIHGGGADLLFPHHENEAAQTRCSSGQNLAKYWMHNGFVNIDGEKMSKSLGNSFFLKDVLKSYSGEVIRFYLMSAHYRANFNFNEEDLIASKKRLDKIYRLKRKAYIPNYIPDKKPDQQLKIQILDALNDDLNTSKAFALIDQYITDCYNLLESQKDVNQNVWKKNILSSLEFINQILGIGFQTHFEYSQFGIDENTKQKIEELIAKRNEAKKEKNFEIADAVRNELATLGISLMDTVNGTVWEKL comes from the coding sequence ATGTTACTACATATTTACGACTCAGTAAAAAAGGAAAAAGTAGAGTTTAACTCTATTATTCCTAATGTAGCTAAGATTTATGTTTGTGGGCCAACTGTTTATGATGATTCTCACTTAGGTCATGCTAGAAGTGCAATAGCTTTTGACTTACTTCATAGAGTTTTAAAAGCTAATGATTATGAAGTTATTATGACAAAAAACTTCACAGATATTGATGATAAAATTATCAAAAAAATGCATGAGTCAAATAAACCTCTTGAAGAGATTACAACAACATACATAAATACTTATAAAGCTGATATGAAAGCTTTAAATATTCTTCCAAATACAATCGAACCAAAGGCAACTGAAAATCTTGAAAGTATGAAAGATATGATTTCAAATCTTATCTCAAAAGATATTGCATATAAAACAGGTGATAGTGTATATTTTGATACATCAAAAGACACGTTATATGGTTCATTATCACATAAAGCAAGCGATGAAAATTCAATTGCAAGAGTCGAAACAAATATTGAAAAAAGAAATCCATCTGATTTTGCACTTTGGAAGTTTGCTAAAACAAATGATGTAAGTTTTGAAGCTTCATTTGGTCTTGGACGACCTGGCTGGCATATTGAATGTTCTGCTATGATTGAAAAACATTTAGCTTATAAAGATTCAGAGTTTCAAATAGATATTCATGGAGGAGGTGCAGACTTACTTTTTCCTCACCATGAAAATGAAGCTGCACAAACTAGATGTTCAAGTGGACAAAACTTAGCAAAATATTGGATGCATAATGGTTTTGTAAATATTGATGGGGAAAAAATGAGTAAATCTTTAGGAAACTCTTTTTTCCTAAAAGATGTTTTAAAATCATATTCAGGGGAAGTAATTAGATTTTATTTAATGTCTGCCCACTATAGAGCAAATTTTAATTTCAATGAAGAAGATTTAATCGCTTCTAAAAAAAGGTTAGATAAGATTTATAGACTTAAGAGAAAAGCTTATATTCCAAATTATATACCAGATAAAAAACCTGACCAACAACTTAAAATTCAGATATTAGATGCATTAAACGATGATTTAAATACTTCAAAAGCTTTTGCATTAATTGATCAATATATCACAGATTGCTATAATCTTCTTGAATCACAAAAAGATGTAAATCAAAATGTATGGAAAAAAAATATATTATCAAGTTTGGAATTTATTAATCAAATTTTAGGAATTGGATTTCAAACACATTTTGAATATTCTCAATTTGGAATTGATGAAAATACAAAACAAAAAATTGAAGAGTTGATTGCAAAAAGAAATGAAGCCAAAAAAGAAAAGAATTTCGAAATTGCTGACGCAGTAAGAAATGAATTAGCTACACTTGGGATTTCATTAATGGATACAGTAAATGGAACGGTTTGGGAAAAATTATAA